The genome window CAATCATATGAAGAATGTTGATACACTTATAATTGGTAGAGGTGGGGGTTCGATAGAAGAACTTTGGTCTTTTAATGATGAAATGGTGGCAAGAGAGATTTTTAATTCTCAAATTCCAATAATATCAGCAGTTGGGCATGAAACTGACTTTACTATTTGTGACTTTGTATCTGACATGAGAGCACCGACACCGTCAGCAGCAGCTGAGATTGCCACTCCATCATTAGATGATATAAACTATAAACTTGGAAACATAAAAAGCAGAATGAGTAAGTCTCTTACAAATCAAATTGAGATAGACCAATATAGGTTAGAGGCAGTATTTAATAAGATAAATAACTATTTAGATTCTTACACAATAAAAGATAAAGTTATACAATTGGATAAAATATATGATAAAATAATTTTTGGAATAGAAAATAATTTAAAATTAGAAGATGAAAAACTAGTAAAAATTGGAGCATTACTCCATAATCTAAGTCCATTAGCTACTATGGACAGAGGTTATAGTATAGCTCAAAAAAATGGAAAGGTAATAAATAGTATAAAAGGATTAAAAATAAAGGATAGTATAGATATAGTATTAAAAGATGGAAATTTAGAATGTATAATAGATAAAATTGAAAATAAAGAGGGATAGTATGAATTTAACCTATGAAGAAGCTTATAAAAGATTAGAGAGCATTTTAAATGATTTAGAATCTAAAAATGCTAGCTTAGATGAATCTTTAAGCTTGTATGAAGAAGGTATAAGCCTTTATAAACATTGTAATAAGCTTTTAGATGATGCTAAATTGAAAATAAGTAAATTTAATCAATTAGGAATAGAAGAAGACTTTAGAGTAGAGGAGGAATAAAATTGGAATTTAAACAATGCCTGAAAGAAAAAGCGAGTTTTATAGAAAATATACTTAAAGAATATATGCCTAAAGAAGAGGGGTATCAAAAAACTGTTATTGAAGCTATGAACTACAGTTTGAGTGCTGGAGGTAAGAGATTAAGACCAATACTTACATTAGAGGCCTGTAAAATAGTTGGAGGGAATGAAGAAGACGCTATTCCTTTTGCTATTGCAATTGAAATGATACATACATACTCACTAATACATGATGATTTGCCAGCTCTTGACAATGATGACTTAAGAAGAGGAAGACCAACAAATCATAAAGTATATGGAGAAGCTATGGGCATTTTAGCAGGAGATGCGCTACTAAATTATGCTTTTGAAGTAATGCTTGCAGGTTCAATCAATAAAGAAAACCCGGAAAAATATCTAAAAGCTATAAATGAGATAGCTAAAGGTGCTGGTATATATGGAATGATAGGCGGTCAAGTAGTAGATGTAGAAAGTGAAAATAAACAAATTGAAAAAGAAAAATTAGACTATATACATATGAATAAAACTGCTGCAATGATGGTAGGCTGTATGAGGGCAGGAGCTACTATAGGTGGAGCAAATTCAGAACAAATGGAAGATATAACTAAATATGCAAAAAATATCGGATTATCATTCCAGATAGTAGATGATATACTAGACATAGTAGGAGATGAAGCTAAGTTAGGGAAAAAGGTTGGAAGTGATATAGAAAATCATAAGTCAACGTATCCATCTATTTTAGGTTTAAATAAATCTAAAGAAATTGCACATAATCTGATTGATGAAGCAAAGAAGAGTATAGAAAAATTATCTGACGATGTAGATTTTTTAAAGGGATTGGCTGAATATATAATAGATAGAGAATACTAAAATATACAGCTAAAATCGAGGAGGGAAAAATGGACTTTTTTTCGGAGATTTTTAACAATGGGGCTTTGGGAATAAGTCTGATTGCTTGTTTCTTAGCACAATTTATAAAAATATTTACTGGCAAAGAAAAAAGAATTGAGTTATCAAGAATACTTATTTCAGGAGGTATGCCTAGTTCCCATAGTTCTTTTGTTACAAGTTTAGCCACAGTGGTAGGTATTGAAAAAGGGTTTAATTCTACTGATTTTGCTATAATTACCGTGCTTGCCTTGATTATAATGTACGATGCAGCAGGTGTTAGACGGGCTGTTGGTAAACAAGCCACTATATTAAATCAAATGGTAGCAGATATACAACATGGAAAGCATATAGAGCAGAAGAAATTAAAAGAATTAATAGGTCATACACCACTAGAAGTTTGGTTTGGAGCTTTACTTGGGATAGTAACAGCTTTAATATTGATGTAAATTGAAAATTTACAAAATAAAGGTGAGGATAATATGTATAAATATTTAGATAAAGTAAATTCTCCAAAGGATATAAAAAATATGAGTATAGAAGAAATGGATTTACTTGCAAAGGATATAAGAAAGTTCTTAGTAAAATCTGTTTCAAAGACAGGAGGACACTTAGCCTCTAATTTAGGAGTAGTTGAGTTAACATTAGCACTTCATAAAGTATTTAATAGTCCTAAAGATAAGATTGTATGGGATGTAGGACATCAATCTTATGTTCATAAAATAGTTACTGGAAGAAAAGATTGTTTTGTATCTTTGAGACAATTTAATGGACTAAGTGGTTTTCCAAAGGAGAGTGAAAGTCCTCATGATATTTTTGACACAGGACATAGCAGTACATCTATTTCTATAGCTACAGGTATTGCCTGTGCTAGGGATATAAAAAAAGAAAACTATAGTGTTATATCTGTAATAGGAGATGGTTCTATAACTGGAGGTATGGCACTTGAAGCTTTAAACCAATTAGGATATATAAATACCAATATGATAGTAATCCTTAATGATAATGAGATGTCCATAGATAAAAATGTTGGTGGAATGTCTAAATATCTGTCAAGTATTATAAGAAACTCAACAGTTGAGAAAATGACAGATGAAGTTGATAAAATTTTAAATGTTACACAAACAGGTGAAATTTTATCTAAGACTGCACATAGATTTAAAGATAAACTAATGTGTAGCTTTTCTCCTCAGGACTGTTCATTTTTTGATTCATTAGGTATAAGATATTATGGACCTATAGATGGTCATAATACTAAAGACTTAATAGATATATTGAGAAAGGCTAAACACAAAAAAGGGACTGTTCTTTTACATGTAATTACGAAAAAAGGAAAAGGGTATAGATTTGCAGAAGTACAACCTGATAAATATCATGGAGTATCTAAGTTTGATATAAAGACAGGTGTTACAACTTCAAAAGTTAAGTCTATGTCAACTAGTGTTGGAGAAAAACTGGTTGATATGGCTAATGATAATGAAGAGATAGTAGCAATAACTGCTGCTATGCCATCTGGTACTGGGTTAAATTTATTTGAAAGTGCATACCCGAAAAGATATTATGATGTTGGTATAGCTGAACAACATGCAACAGGATTTGCAGCAGGTCTTGCAAAAAGTGGTATGAAACCTTACTTTGCTGTGTATTCATCATTTTTGCAAAGGGCATATGACCAGGTTATTCACGATGTATGTATAACAAAAAAGCCAGTTACCTTTCTTATAGATAGAGCTGGGTTAGTTGGAAATGATGGAGAAACTCATCATGGTATGTTTGATTTAAGTTACTTGAATTCTATTCCAAATATTGTAGTAATGGCACCAAAAGACACAAAAGAGATGGAACTTATGATGGATTTGTCATTGAAAGTAGATTGCCCATTAGCGATTAGATACCCAAGAGGAAATAGTTATTACCTAAATAAGGGAGAATATAAAGAAATTATATTAGGTAAGTTTGAGGTATTAGATAATGGACAAGATACAGTTATATTTTCTATTGGAAGTATGGTGAAACATGCTTTAGAAGCTAAAGAACTGTTATTAAAAGAAGGAATAAATCCCACAATAGTTAATGCTAGGTTTCTAAAACCGATGGATGAAGATATGCTGAGTGTTTTATTAAAAACTCATAAAAATGTAGTTACTATAGAGGATAACATTGTAACTGGAGGGTTTGGAAGTAGAATAAATAAGTTTATTATAGATAATAAGTATAAGGTAAATATACTTAATATAGCAATACCAGAAGAATTTATAAAACATGGCAATGCAGATGAATTATATGATTTTGTAGGATTATCGCCAAAGAGTATTGCTGATAAAATAAGGAAACTAGTCATTGAGTAAAAGATTAGTTTGAATATTATAAATTAAAAACTATATAAAATATAAAGTTTATCAATTAGAATAAATATCAAGTGTGTTACTTCAAGCTACTTTAGTTATTATTAAAGTAGCTTTTAACAGAAAGGTAATTGTATGAAAAAAAGAATAGATTTATTGTTAGTAGAACAAGGGCATTTTGAAAGTAGGGAAAGAGCTAAAAAAGCAATAATGGCTGGATTAGTTTTTGTTGATAATCAAAGGTGTGATAAGGCTGGTACAGAAGTAAAAGAGGACTGCAATATAGAAGTAAAAGGAAATCCAATACCATATGTAAGTAGGGGTGGTTTAAAGCTTGAAAAAGCAATGAAAAACTTTGATTTAACTATTGATGGAAAAGTATGTATGGATATTGGTGCATCTACAGGTGGTTTTACAGATTGTATGCTCAAAAATGGAGCAATAAAAGTATTTTCTATAGATGTTGGTTATGGTCAACTTGCATGGAAATTGAGACAAGATGATAGAGTTGTGTGTATGGAAAGGACCAATATAAGAAATGTGACAATAGAAGATACAAAGCAGTTTGCAGATTTTGCATCGATTGATGTGTCTTTCATATCATTAAAGTTGGTACTTCCAAAAGCAAAGGAGCTAGTACGTCATGATGGAGAAATTGTAGCTTTAATTAAACCTCAATTTGAAGCAGGAAGAGAAAAAGTGGGTAAAAAAGGAGTAGTTAGAGAGAAATCTACACATATAGAAGTTATAAAAATGATTTCTGACTTTTCAGTCGAAAATGGATTTGAGATTTTAGGGTTAGATTTTTCTCCTATTAAAGGACCAGAAGGAAATATAGAATATCTAATTCATTTGAGAAATGGAAATGAAGGATATGAATTTGATGGTGAGACATATAATAATAAAATAGTAGAAGTTGTTGAAGCTTCTCATAATTTAGACAAATAGGTTAAAAGGGGGCTTAGATTTGATCCTCGAATTATATATGAAAAATTGTGCTTTAGTTGAAGAGCTAAGGTTGAATATCGATAAAAATTTAAATATACTTACAGGTGAAACTGGTTCAGGAAAATCTATAATAATAGATGCACTTGGACTTTGTCTAGGTGATAAATATGATAGGTCTTTTCTAAGAAAGGGAACAGATAAGGGACTTGTTGAGGCTGTATTTTTTTCGGATAATATATCTCTTAAAAAAATATTAGAAGAAAATGATATAAGTATGGAAGATGATAATTTATTGGTGATAACTAGGTTGATATACTCAGATGGAAAGAGTACTGCTAGAGTAAATGGAAGGACTGTTAAAGTGTCTCTTCTTAAAGAAATTGCATCTACACTTATAGATATACATGGTCAACATCAAAATCAAGCTTTATTTAATAAAGACACTCATTTAAAATTTCTAGACCTTTTTGGAGAAAATGAATTGGAAAAGTTTAAAGTTGCCTATAGAAAAGTGTACTGTAAATATAGTGAAGTAAAAAAAGCTTTGAATTGCTTGATGGAAAATAAAGATGAGATGCAAAT of Clostridioides sp. ES-S-0054-01 contains these proteins:
- a CDS encoding exodeoxyribonuclease VII large subunit, which gives rise to MKLRALDISEANSYIKRILINDPILSNLKVKGEISNFKVHSSGNVYLSLKDETSKLNCVIFKSNFNRNLKLDNGVKVIANGYISVYERDGAYQLYINEIEIEGIGNLHIEFNRLKEKLNKEGLFDPKYKIPIPKMPNSIGVITSPTGAVIRDIINVIKRRYPKVNIKLYPVTVQGDKSAEEICEAIRFFNHMKNVDTLIIGRGGGSIEELWSFNDEMVAREIFNSQIPIISAVGHETDFTICDFVSDMRAPTPSAAAEIATPSLDDINYKLGNIKSRMSKSLTNQIEIDQYRLEAVFNKINNYLDSYTIKDKVIQLDKIYDKIIFGIENNLKLEDEKLVKIGALLHNLSPLATMDRGYSIAQKNGKVINSIKGLKIKDSIDIVLKDGNLECIIDKIENKEG
- the xseB gene encoding exodeoxyribonuclease VII small subunit; translation: MNLTYEEAYKRLESILNDLESKNASLDESLSLYEEGISLYKHCNKLLDDAKLKISKFNQLGIEEDFRVEEE
- a CDS encoding polyprenyl synthetase family protein, with the protein product MEFKQCLKEKASFIENILKEYMPKEEGYQKTVIEAMNYSLSAGGKRLRPILTLEACKIVGGNEEDAIPFAIAIEMIHTYSLIHDDLPALDNDDLRRGRPTNHKVYGEAMGILAGDALLNYAFEVMLAGSINKENPEKYLKAINEIAKGAGIYGMIGGQVVDVESENKQIEKEKLDYIHMNKTAAMMVGCMRAGATIGGANSEQMEDITKYAKNIGLSFQIVDDILDIVGDEAKLGKKVGSDIENHKSTYPSILGLNKSKEIAHNLIDEAKKSIEKLSDDVDFLKGLAEYIIDREY
- a CDS encoding divergent PAP2 family protein codes for the protein MDFFSEIFNNGALGISLIACFLAQFIKIFTGKEKRIELSRILISGGMPSSHSSFVTSLATVVGIEKGFNSTDFAIITVLALIIMYDAAGVRRAVGKQATILNQMVADIQHGKHIEQKKLKELIGHTPLEVWFGALLGIVTALILM
- a CDS encoding 1-deoxy-D-xylulose-5-phosphate synthase — translated: MYKYLDKVNSPKDIKNMSIEEMDLLAKDIRKFLVKSVSKTGGHLASNLGVVELTLALHKVFNSPKDKIVWDVGHQSYVHKIVTGRKDCFVSLRQFNGLSGFPKESESPHDIFDTGHSSTSISIATGIACARDIKKENYSVISVIGDGSITGGMALEALNQLGYINTNMIVILNDNEMSIDKNVGGMSKYLSSIIRNSTVEKMTDEVDKILNVTQTGEILSKTAHRFKDKLMCSFSPQDCSFFDSLGIRYYGPIDGHNTKDLIDILRKAKHKKGTVLLHVITKKGKGYRFAEVQPDKYHGVSKFDIKTGVTTSKVKSMSTSVGEKLVDMANDNEEIVAITAAMPSGTGLNLFESAYPKRYYDVGIAEQHATGFAAGLAKSGMKPYFAVYSSFLQRAYDQVIHDVCITKKPVTFLIDRAGLVGNDGETHHGMFDLSYLNSIPNIVVMAPKDTKEMELMMDLSLKVDCPLAIRYPRGNSYYLNKGEYKEIILGKFEVLDNGQDTVIFSIGSMVKHALEAKELLLKEGINPTIVNARFLKPMDEDMLSVLLKTHKNVVTIEDNIVTGGFGSRINKFIIDNKYKVNILNIAIPEEFIKHGNADELYDFVGLSPKSIADKIRKLVIE
- a CDS encoding TlyA family RNA methyltransferase, with product MKKRIDLLLVEQGHFESRERAKKAIMAGLVFVDNQRCDKAGTEVKEDCNIEVKGNPIPYVSRGGLKLEKAMKNFDLTIDGKVCMDIGASTGGFTDCMLKNGAIKVFSIDVGYGQLAWKLRQDDRVVCMERTNIRNVTIEDTKQFADFASIDVSFISLKLVLPKAKELVRHDGEIVALIKPQFEAGREKVGKKGVVREKSTHIEVIKMISDFSVENGFEILGLDFSPIKGPEGNIEYLIHLRNGNEGYEFDGETYNNKIVEVVEASHNLDK